A region of Carassius auratus strain Wakin chromosome 11, ASM336829v1, whole genome shotgun sequence DNA encodes the following proteins:
- the LOC113110665 gene encoding keratin, type I cytoskeletal 15-like — MSLKAPLLFRTTLAVSCIALSAFFSSLHPSIMSVYLHSSTSSVPRTVTSKSIITKTRGSSMASPQKAYSVYGGSLGGTTRISSYRVGGGYGGGYGFDGGHGGGYGAGFLVGGDSDLVRLNEKATMQNLNDRLASYLEKVRSLEAANATLERQIREYYEKKGPIAQRDYSHYWNTINDLKDKIKNATINNASILLQFDNSKLAVDDFRIKYEHELVIRQTVEADVANLRFLVDKTTLTKTDLEMQIENLQDELAFMKKNHQEDLAALRSQLTGTVNVEVDAAPQQDLNRVLDEIRAHYENIIQKHRREQEDWFKDKTTVLHKEVSISTETIQTTKTQITDLRRTLQSLEIELQSQLSMKGALENSLAEARYSAMLAGYQNQIDTLEAELSHMRASIEQQGRDYALLLEIKSCLVQEIATYRSLLEN; from the exons ATGAGCTTGAAGGCACCACTCCTCTTCAGGACAACTCTAGCAGTTTCCTGTATTGCCCTCTCTGCATTCTTCTCATctctgcatccatccatcatgtcGGTCTATCTTCATTCGTCAACCAGTTCAGTTCCCAGGACTGTGACCTCAAAGTCCATTATCACCAAGACTCGGGGTAGTTCGATGGCCTCTCCACAGAAAGCCTACAGCGTCTATGGAGGTAGTCTGGGAGGAACCACACGCATCTCTTCCTATAGAGTTGGTGGAGGATATGGTGGAGGATACGGTTTTGATGGAGGACACGGAGGAGGATACGGTGCTGGATTCTTGGTTGGAGGTGACAGTGACTTGGTCCGGCTGAATGAGAAGGCCACCATGCAGAACCTGAACGACCGTCTGGCGTCCTATCTGGAGAAGGTGCGCTCGCTGGAGGCTGCCAATGCCACTTTGGAGAGGCAGATCCGTGAGTACTACGAGAAGAAGGGGCCAATCGCACAGAGAGACTACAGCCACTACTGGAACACCATCAATGACCTGAAGGACAAG ATAAAAAACGCTACCATCAACAATGCCAGCATCCTCCTGCAGTTCGACAACTCTAAACTGGCCGTCGATGACTTCAGAATAAA GTATGAGCACGAATTGGTAATACGTCAGACTGTGGAGGCCGACGTTGCTAACCTGCGCTTCTTGGTGGACAAGACAACCCTGACGAAGACCGACCTGGAGATGCAGATCGAGAATCTGCAGGATGAGCTGGCGTTTATGAAGAAGAACCACCAGGAG GACTTAGCTGCGCTGAGGTCACAGCTGACAGGCACAGTGAATGTAGAGGTGGATGCTGCTCCTCAGCAAGACCTGAACAGAGTTCTGGATGAGATTCGTGCTCATTACGAGAACATCATACAGAAACACCGCAGGGAACAGGAAGACTGGTTTAAAGACAAG ACAACAGTGTTGCACAAAGAAGTGTCCATCAGCACAGAGACCATACAAACAACCAAGACACAGATCACAGATCTACGACGCACCTTACAGAGTCTGGAGATCGAGCTACAGTCTCAACTCAGCATG AAAGGGGCACTGGAAAACTCACTGGCAGAGGCTAGGTACAGCGCTATGCTAGCAGGCTACCAGAACCAGATTGACACGCTGGAGGCTGAGCTTAGTCATATGCGGGCTAGCATTGAGCAGCAGGGACGTGATTATGCCTTACTGTTGGAAATCAAAAGCTGCCTGGTGCAGGAGATCGCCACCTACAGGAGCCTCCTGGAAAATTAG